ggcttccagtatcattTGTAcgctgacactcagatctacctctctgctgtccagaatcccaaagtgtatCAGCCATATCTTCCATCTCCTCTCACTTTCTGAAGCTCAATCTGACCTCAATCTTTCCTCAAACTtgaatatcttccctacctgacctGACAATCCCCTGTaccggaaatctgctgcctcggagtaacccttgactgtcCTGTCCTTCAAgcagcacatccaagctctcaccacatcatgtcacctccagctcaaaactatttccagaatccgtcctttcctcaaccctcaatctactaaaatgtttgtgCATGACCTCCAGCATGGACTACTACAAcattctcctctgtggcctcccttgtaACACTCTCGCatctctccagtccgtccttaactctgcttgcctaattaatctctctcctcgttaGTCACCTGCTCCCCCCATTTGTAAATCCACTCACTGGCTCACAATATCCCAGCGTATCGAGTTCAAGCTACTAACACTAATATCACGATGAAGAAGGTGCTCACTGAAACGGGAGGTGCTCAGGAGAAACAAAAATTATAGaaggaaaaaactccggcacactacaaaGTCCAAAGGAAATTCTTCTAATTTATTTTTTGGCAATTTTCAGCAATATATGACACACCATAAGATTTCCAAAAAAGGAGAGACGTTATGTACACTTTACTCGGACACATATAATTTCTTCCTCAACGTTTCGGCTTgaaaagcctttttcaagagattagaTGTCCTTCTGAAATATATACAGGCATAAGTATAATGCAATTAAATAACAGCAACAAAACCACAGTAAGAAGGAACTGAAGTGAACATTACCTCATgtcccccctatatagtatgacatGATATATATAgaaaacaaaaatgtcatccagctAATCTGTGGATGAATGGTATATATCCCAAGAGGCTTACAAACATAAAATGAAACTATTTAACCTATTAACCTATAGAGATAACGGAACCATCAGAAAAGTCACCATGTATGTAACAAATAAGAATCATGATCCACAGAGAAAAATCAGACTGAATACCCATATGTGGGAAAATTTTATATGTAAGATGTACATATGTAAGATGTACATCTACCGAATGGTAGATTTAGGTTTTGAAATGCGGTCCCGGCCATGCTGGgtggtctccccaacatatccgagaccgcaaggacacttgATCAAATATACCACGAATGATGAGTTGCAAGTAAAATGTCCTCAAATGGGAAAACGTCTCCCGGAGCAGGGATGTGTAAAAGAATCACCCTTCGTTATATTGGAACATTGGTGACATCCTAAACATGGGAAGGTGCCATTACGTGGTGAGGATAGGACCCTCTGTATCGGTCCCCTAATGCTAGGTCCCACATCCGCCCTGACCAGGCAATCTTTAATGTTAGAGCAGCGTTTATTACAGATAATTGGTTTGACATTAAATTCTTTTACCTGTGGATATGCATTTTTGAGAATATCCCAGTGTTGGAGAATGCACTTATTGATGAGAGTTGAAAGGGTGAAACGTGCTAACAAATGCTAGTCTATGTACTCGTAATGACAAATCGGATTCCAGCGTGTTCTTTTTGAGTGTAAGGACATGATCAGGGTAGCCTCTGCTACGAAATTTGGCACTCATTTCTAAGTGTCTGAGACGACTAGTGTCCGGATTGGACACAATCCTGTCAACCCTATCATGTTGGGACTTAGGGAGGGCTCTTTTGATGTGGTGGGGGTGACAGCTATCATATTTAAGAAGGCTATTTTTATCAGTAGATTTTACAAATAGGTCCGTCTCGATATTTCTACTCGCCTTAATGATAACTTTAGTATCCAAAAAATTCATAGAAGTGAGGTCATATGATAATGAAAAGGTAAGGCCTGGTAAACTCGAATTGAGATCCGTATAGAAACTTAAAAGTGTATTAACGTCACCGGTCCAGATAAGAAAAACGTCATCTATATACCGACGCCAATAGGTCGCATAGGACTGCGTATAAACAAAGGACATCTCGAATTGATCCATGAAGATATTTGCATAAAGGGGTGCCAtgttggaccccatggcagtccccctcTTTTGGATGAAAAACTGGTCCTCAAACATAAAGAAGTTTCTGGTTAGTACCATAGTTAGAGAGTCCTTACAAAATTTACGCTGCTGGTCAGAAAAGTCTGTATGACGTGACAAAAGGACAGGACGGACTCAATTCCCTCAGAATGTCGGATACCAGTATATAGACTATTAACGTCCATTGTTACCAAAAGACAATTAGGCGGTAATCTACCTATACTTTTAAAGGGATGTCAAAAAGTCTGATGTATCTCTAAGATAAGACTTAATCCTTGGTACCAGGGGTGATAAGATTTTATCAAGTGTAATGGCTAGGGGGGACAACAGAGATTCCGTAGAGGCGACAATAGGACGCCCTGGGGGCTTGGACGGATGTTTATGAATTTTGGGGAGGGTATAAAAAACCGGAATGACCGGGTGTTGTTTAATGAGAAATTCTCCCAATTTGGTATCAATAgtacccatagtagtataataagTAACTAAGTCCTTAATCTCTTTACCTATCTCGAAAGTGGGATTATGACTTATGGGCTGATACGTGTCCAAATCACTAAGTTGTGTTTTTATCTCCTGCATGTAATAGTCCCGATCCAGAACCACTATTGAACCCCCCTTATCGGCCGGTTTTATTATAATTTGCTTATTCTCTCTAAGAGATAACAAGGCCTTTTTTTCTTCTGTGGTAAGATTATGTTTAACATGATAATCACCCTTCTCAATGGATTCTAACACCTTCTTTACGTCATTTTTCACAAATTCTATATATGTTTCAACTGGGTGATAGACATGTGGAGGCTGAAAAGAACTACGTAACCGTAAGTTCAAAGCATTCAAAGTAAATTCAGAACCACTATGATCAGTCCCTTCTGTAATACAGTCATTTCTGAGGGGAGATTAAGGACTTAGTTActtattatactactatgggtacTATTGATACCAAATTGGGAGAATTTCTCATTAAACAACACCCGGTCATTCCGGTTTTTTATACCCTCCCCAAAATTCATAAACATCCGTCCAAGCCCCCAGGGCGTCCTATTGTCGCCTCTACGGAATCTCTGTTGTCCCCCCTAGCCATTACACTTGATAAAATCTTATCACCCCTGGTACCAAGGATTAAGTCTTATCTTAGAGATACATCAGACTTTTTGACATCCCTTAAAAGTATAGGTAGATTACCACCTAATTGTCTTTTGGTAACCATGGACGTTAATAGTCTATATACTAGTATCCGACATTCTGAGGGAATTGAGTCCGTCGTGTCCTTTTTGTCACGTCATACAGATTTTTCTGACCAGCAGCGTAAATTTTGTAAGGACTCTCTAACTATGGTACTAACCAGAAACTGCTTTATGTTTGAGGACCAGTTTTTCATCCAAAAgagggggactgccatggggtccaacaTGGCACCCCTTATGCAAATATCTTCATGGATCAATTCGAGATGTCCTTTGTTTATACGCAGTCCTATGCGACCTATTGGCGTCGGTATATAGATGACGTTTTTCTTATCTGGACCGGTGACGTTTATACACTTTTAAGTTTCTATACGGATCTCAATTCGAGTTTACCAGGCCTTACCTTTTCATTATCATATGACCTCACTTCTATGAATTTTTTGGATACTAAAGTTATCATTAATGCGAGTAGAAATATCGAGACGGACCTATTTGTAAAATCTACTGATAAAAATAGCCTTCTTAAATATGATAGCTGTCACCCCCACCACATCAAAAGAGCCCTCCCTAAGTCCCAACATGATAGGGTTGACAGGATTGTGTCCAATCCGGACACTAGTCGTCTCAGACACTTAGAAATGAGTGCCAAATTTCGTAGCAGAGGCTACCCTGATCATGCCCTTACACTCAAAAAGAACACGCTGGAATCCGATTTGTCATTACGAGTACCTAGACTAGCATTTGTTAGCACGTTTCACCCTTTCAACTCTCATCAATAAGTGCATTCTCCAACACTGGGATATTCTCAAAAATGCATATCCACAGGTAAAAGAATTTAATGTCAAACCAATTATCTGTAATAAACGCTGCTCTAACATTAAAGATTGCCTGGTCAGGGCGGATGTGGGACCTAGCATTAGGGGACCGATACAGAGGGTCCTATCCTCACCACGTAATGGCACCTTCCCATGTTTAGGATGTCACCAATGTTCCAATATAACGAAGGGTGATTCTTTTACACATCCCTGCTCCGGGAGACGTTTTCCCATTAGAGGACATTTTACTTGCAACTCATCATTCGTGGTATATTTGATCAAGTGTCCTTGCGGTCTCTGATATGTTGGGGAGACCACCCAGCATGTCCGGGACCGCATTTCAAAACCTAAATCTACCATTCGGTGCGGGAGGACCCTCTTGCCCATTCCGGCCCATTTTTTACAGCATAATCACACGGTGGCACAATTGAGATACCAGGTGATGGATCATGTACCGTTGGCCAGGAGGGGGGGGTGACAGAATCAAGAAGCTAAAAGAgcgtgaatccttttggatttacACGCTACAGACATTATCTCCACATGGGTTAAATAGGGAGTATGAAGTTTCATACTAATGCACTTTTATGGTCTTTCGTCTCTATTAGGTGACCATTTATCATTTTCATCCACTGTATGGATTCCATCCTTCGGTTAAATTGCAGAATATCTCCCATATTTATGTGTATCTTCTGATATTTATGTGTATCCTCCGATGGTTATTTATCCATAATATTGTCTTGTTAGAATGTTACAATTTACCAGATTTGTCTTTTTAATATAATAATAACTGGTAGCATACTTATTTTTGTCTATGTTACACCATAGTTCAGCGCTTAAATGGTGTCTCTCCCCTTCCTTTGCAGCACTCGAGCGGCGTATAGAGTCCTGGCTGGGGTTTTCACTGCGCGTGCGCACCACCTCAGTATTCTCCGGCACTCTTCGTCTCTCTCTCGGTTTCCACCTTCCGCTCACCTTCCATACGTCAGTATGCCGTCCACTAGCACTTCAACCCGGAAGTGCTCACACCGGATCAGGTAAAAGCCGGCCGCACGCCAGTCCTTTCACACACACGCTTCCAAAACAGCGGTCACAGCTCCCCGGCCCCCTGCATTGTATGTGACGCCTTCCTGTGGCTCAGTACCAACGTGTTTGTGCGCACTTCTTGTCTGTGGATGAGACACCTCTTGCTCCTTTTTCCTTTTACATGTCTCATATCTCTTTACAGTGGGTTTCCTTACCCGGTTCCCTGTACCCGCAAGTATGGTTCTTTTCTTGTTTGTATACATGGTGGTGGTATATTGGCACCTTCTATATAAGCGCTGATCCATTTACATCTCCAGGAACCTATATGGCAACATATAAAATTTTCCCACATATGGGTATTCAGTCTGATTTTTCTCTGTGGATCATGATTCTTATTTGTTACATACATGGTGACTTTTCTGATGGTTCCGTTATCTCTATAGGTTAATAGGTTAAATAGTTTCATTTTATGTTTGTAAGCCTCTTGGGATATATACCATTCATCCACAGATTagctggatgacatttttgttttcTATATATATCatgtcatactatatagggggaacATGAGGTAATGTTCTCTTCAGTTCCTTCTTACTGTGGTTTTGTTGCTGTTATTTAATTGCATTATACTTATGCCTGTATATATTTCAGAAGGACAtctaatctcttgaaaaaggcttttcAAGCCGAAACGTTGAGGAAGAAATTATATGTGTCCGAGTAAAGTGTACATAACCTCTCTCCTTTTTTGGAAATCTTATGGTGTGTCATATATTGCTGAAAATTGCCGAAAAATAAATTACAAGAATTTCCTTTGGACtttgtagtgtgccggagttttttccttctacaaactactaacactgacctaaaaagccgtccataacctttctcctccgtaaatCATCCCTCACGTAatatccagtcctcccaagacctttttCTCTCCTCAACTCCTCACACAGTCACCTCCAAGACtttctctcgaatatcccccatcctctggaattctgtgcccaaaCATGTCTGATTATCCCCCATATGTGGATCCttgagatggaacctgaaaacccatctcttaaaGAAATATACCAcctgcaatgaccccactgcctcctcaccatcaccagagccactgaactcccaaacctactgtctccttcccaaaCATCCTGTAGATTGTATTGCAGCAGGGGCTGGGTCCTCTCCCCTTTATACCAGTCtaccattgttagtttactgtaagcgaTAAATGTATTATGCATGCACCCCGTCTCAAATACAGCACCATggagtcaatggtgctatataaataacacCTTACCTGGGGGTAATTTAGTGCTTGAGTCATGCCCGGTGTGCTGTTGCGGATCAACGTGGCCTTCGGCGGCACACACTGCCCCTGGAGCTGGGTTGGGTTCGGAGCTATGACTCTCTGGGACATCATCATGTGGGGTAGAGGGGCATTGGAggacgatctgatgacactgtgagTCTAGAGGGGTAACATTCAAAGGAAACATGCTGTAGTCTGACCTCATTGTGCTTTTTGGCTTCAACAAGATGGTCTTCGCTTACCTGGACGCTCCTCAGATTCTGCACCTCCAGGCCTGGAACGCCCGCCCGTGACGGCACTTTTGTGATGCTGGGCTGCCCCATGTGGGCTGAAGACGGCTGTACAATGGTTGCTGCATTCTGTACGATGGGAGTCTGGAAAGATAGATGTGATGGGTAAGGAGATGCCTGGCAGGTGTGGTGAGTCGGGCACATGGGGGTCTTCAGAAAACTCACCTTTTGCAGGACGTTTTCTTTCTGGAGCTGACTCTGCCGCAACTTCTTCAGCAGGACTAGTCGCGCCTCCTCCAGACGCAGCTCATCCTTCAGCTGTTTGATGAGCTGCTGCCGCTCCTCTAGAGTCTTACCCTGGGGGGAGAGGTTATAATATGGCATCAGGAGTTCAGAGCCAGCTAGAGTGACGGGACGGACAAGGGGTGGCATGCATGATTCTACCTTGAAAATGTCCAGATTTGCTCCCTTAATGCGGTCTTCTAATCGGGAGGAGGATCGGGGGCTGGAGGCTTCATTGTCAGACAGTACAATGACGTCCGGAGAAGGAGTCAGCCCTGCTCGGTCCTGGTCACTGGTGGAAGAGAGACGGATCACAGAGGGCACTTGCCAGGGTGACACAACCCTGCAGATCGGAGTCAGTGCCATACATTCTGAGAATGTGCCGATACAAGAGAATGAACCTTGCCATCTCACCTCCGCCTGGAGCTCATGTCCACCGGTTCCTCGCTGATATTCTCCTTGCCGTGTCTCACCACCGGTCGGGAGTCCACGTGAGGCCGCAGATTCCCGTTCATCTTCTCATCGTACAGCTTCAGTCCCTCCTGTTTGGCTGCGTGATCGTGCGACAGCTCAAGCCCTGGAAGGTCTTTTCTCTTCAATAACGCCAACATCTTCAGCCGCTCCATGGCCTCGTGTCCCTCCATCTTAAGCTGCTTGGCCAAAACATCTTCACGGTCATCCGGTTGCTCCAAGCCTCGTTTCAGCAGATTAAGACGCAAGGCGTCTTCTGTAACTCTGTCCATCCTACACGAAAACGACACATCAATTATAACACAATATACAGACAGACGCATATAACATTCGAACAGCAAAAGGGAAGACATTATAACACGAACAGGAAATTAACAGTGACCAGATATTATCAGGACGGACAAGTCAACGCTGGttattatatataactagatggtggtccgattctaacgcatcgggtattctagaataagcatgtccacgtagtatattgcacagcccacgtagtatattgcccagccacgtagtatattgcacagccacatagtatattgcccagttacgtagtatattgcccagccacgtagtatattggccagccacgtagtatattgcccagtgacgtagtatattgcgcagccacatagtatattgcccagttacgtagtatattgcccagctacgtagtatattggccagccacgtagtatattgcccagtgacgtagtatattgcgcagccacatagtatattgcccagttacgtagtatattgtcgtgctacgtagtatattgcacagcccatgtagtatattgcccagtgacgtaatatattggccagccatgtagtatattgcctattgacgtagtatattgcccagccacgtagtatattgcccagttacgtagtaaattgcccagttacgtagtatattgcgcagccacatagtatattgcgcagccacatagtatattgcccagttacgtatattgcccagccacatagtatattgcccagttacgtagtatattgcgcagccacgtaatatattgcacagcgaagtagtatacagcacagagccacatagtatattgcccagttacgtagtatattgcccagccacgtagtatattggccagccacgtagtatattgcccagtgacgtagtatattgcacagccacatagtatattgcccagttacgtagtatattgcccagccacgtagtatattggccagccacgtagtatattgcccagtgacgtagtatattgcgcagccacatagtatattgcccagttacgtagtatattgcccagctacgtatattggccagccacgtagtatattgcccagtgacgtagtatattgcgcagccacatagtatattgcccagttacgtagtatattgtcgtgctacgtagtatattgcacagcccatgtagtatattgcccagtgacgtaatatattggccagccatgtagtatattgcctattgacgtagtatattgcccagccacgtagtatattgcccagttacgtagtaaattgcccagttacgtagtatattgcgcagccacatagtatattgcgcagccacatagtatattgcccagttacgtatattgcccagccacatagtatattgcccagttacgtagtatattgcgcagccacgtaatatattgcacagcgaagtagtatacagcacagagccacatagtatattggccagtcacgtagtatattgcccagccaggtttgtcacaggtgaaaaaataaaaaataaacatatactcacctttccgagggagcccttgtagtccacggcaggttccggtcccagggttggtattagcgcaggacctgtgatgacgtcgcggtcacatgaccgtgacgtcatggcaggtctttgtagtgcaggcgcgcagggcctgtgatgacgtcgcggtcacatgaccatgacgtcatggcaggtccttctgccaccagaacctgcaacggaagatggcggccggctcgagctgcaacggaggctgagtatagcaggttttttttttttttaaattatttttaacattacattttttactattgatgccgcataggcagtgtcaaaaagttggggacacacacagggttaatagcggcagtaacggagtgcgttacccgcggcataacgcggtccgataccgccggcattaaccatgtgttagcggtaaccagaggggagtatgcgggcgacaggcactgactgcggggagtaaggagcggccattttcttccggactgtgcccgtcgctgattggtcgcggcagccatgacaggcagctggcgagaccaatcagcgaatgaataaccgtgacagaaggacagacagacggaagtgacccgtagacaattatatagtagataatatacaGGGATCAGTGacggatcagtcagcgctggttattatatataactagctgaagagcccagcattgcctgggcatagtaactaactgtggttagttataacaacactacagatttgcaacacaaattaactaaatgattacccaagtattgatagtattttattttcaactcattcaagagcctgttgataaacacattttttgttttttccttctgatgcaaagatgaacagatttttggcagttccaacagACCAGGTAAAGTTGAccgtgagaaaagcatggagact
This region of Ranitomeya imitator isolate aRanImi1 chromosome 1, aRanImi1.pri, whole genome shotgun sequence genomic DNA includes:
- the GATAD2B gene encoding transcriptional repressor p66-beta — its product is MDRVTEDALRLNLLKRGLEQPDDREDVLAKQLKMEGHEAMERLKMLALLKRKDLPGLELSHDHAAKQEGLKLYDEKMNGNLRPHVDSRPVVRHGKENISEEPVDMSSRRSDQDRAGLTPSPDVIVLSDNEASSPRSSSRLEDRIKGANLDIFKGKTLEERQQLIKQLKDELRLEEARLVLLKKLRQSQLQKENVLQKTPIVQNAATIVQPSSAHMGQPSITKVPSRAGVPGLEVQNLRSVQTHSVIRSSSNAPLPHMMMSQRVIAPNPTQLQGQCVPPKATLIRNSTPGMTQALNYPQTSSSVPCQRNSSSSAMYMNLGSHMQVGPVNRVSSPLPSPSAMADPVSSQAAAKLALRKQLEKTLLEIPPPKPPAPLLHFLPSAANSEFIYMVGLEEVVQSVIDSQGKGHSSLLHMDPFTCAQCRTDFTPHWKQEKSGKILCEQCMTSNQKKSLKAEHTNRLKNAFVKALQQEQEIEQRLQHQVSLSPGTPPTVTKQESIIRHHSMRQAPQPQSTLQRGIPTARSMLSNFAQAPQLPVAGSLLGMPGVNIAYLNAGMGGHKAASLADRQREYLLDMIPPRSISQSISGQK